The following are encoded together in the Cicer arietinum cultivar CDC Frontier isolate Library 1 chromosome 2, Cicar.CDCFrontier_v2.0, whole genome shotgun sequence genome:
- the LOC101503581 gene encoding phosphoinositide phospholipase C 6-like isoform X4 encodes MGNKMATYNKYKSFLFFIKKYKVTELVPPQELKEVFSKFTGGGLYMSTEQLYQFLVEHQSEDNLTLSDSEKIVDKVLLLRRTHTESVCVDQSREREITLDDIFRFLLLDDFNGPLKNEVHHDMSAPLSHYFIYTGHNSYLTGNQLSSDCSEEPIIKALQRGVRVIELDLWPTSNKDDIKVVHGWTLTNPVSPIKCLESIKKYGFVASQYPVIITIEDHLTKELRPKFAEMATQIFGEMLYYPQPNCLSEFPSPESLKNRVIISTKPPKERFESNRIKDNSNYPVMDGSGDSSSDESSGKVSPDSTSEVEIKGANGRDRDEGETCASCECDKRLYQVCSPDYKSLITIHNKKLKGSLKDKLKTDGELRRLSWSETTLEKASESHGTDIIRFTQKNILRVYPRATRVKSSNFKPHIGWMYGAQMVAFNMQGLGKSLWLMQGMFRANGGCGYVKKPEILMQKLQCDNDFVPTRIMPVKKTLKVKIYMGHGWSLDFSPTHFDMFSPPDFYIKVRIVGMPADIAKKKTKIQVKDKDQGKDDFAGQTCLPVSELKLGFRSVPLYNEKVNLLGEERNISS; translated from the exons ATGGGAAATAAAATGGCAACATACAACAAGTACAAAAGTTTCTTGTTCTTTATCAAAAAGTACAAGGTGACTGAGCTTGTTCCACCTCAGGAACTCAAGGAGGTTTTTTCCAAGTTTACCGGAGGAGGATTATACATGTCGACTGAACAGCTATACCAATTTCTTGTGGAGCATCAAAGCGAGGATAATTTGACCTTATCGGATTCAGAGAAAATTGTTGACAAGGTTTTGCTTCTAAGAAGGACTCATACAGAAAGTGTTTGTGTTGATCAAAGTAGAGAAAGGGAAATCACCCTTGATGATATCTTCCGTTTTTTGCTCCTAGATGATTTCAATGGTCCTTTAAAAAATGAG GTACATCATGATATGAGTGCTCCATTGTCACATTATTTCATATATACAGGACACAATTCCTATCTTACAGGAAATCAATTGAGCAGTGATTGCAGTGAAGAGCCAATCATAAAGGCTTTACAACGAGGCGTGCGCGTCATCGAACTCGATTTATGGCCAACTTCTAATAAAGATGATATTAAAGTTGTTCATGGATG GACTCTCACAAATCCTGTCTCACCTATCAAATGTTTGGAGTCAATaaagaaatatggttttgttgcATCTCAATATCCTGTGATCATAACTATAGAAGATCATCTTACAAAAGAACTTAGACCTAAATTTGCAgaa ATGGCAACACAAATATTTGGAGAAATGCTTTATTATCCTCAGCCAAATTGTTTATCAGAATTCCCTTCACCAGAATCATTGAAAAATCGAGTTATTATATCGACCAAACCACCCAAAGAACGTTTTGAGTCCAATCGCATCAAGGACAATTCCAACTATCCTGTGATGGATGGAAGTGGTGATTCGTCTTCAGACGAATCATCAGGAAAGGTATCACCAGATTCTACTAGTGAAGTGGAGATTAAGGGCGCG AATGGAAGAGATCGCGATGAGGGAGAGACATGTGCATCATGTGAATGTGATAAAAGATTATATCAAGTGTGCTCACCTGATTACAAAAGTTTAATAACAATTCATAATAAGAAACTCAAGGGTAGCTTGAAAGATAAATTGAAAACTGATGGTGAACTTAGACGCTTAAGTTGGAGTGAAACAACCTTAGAAAAGGCTTCAGAATCTCATGGAACAGACATCATTAG GTTCACACAGAAAAATATCCTTAGGGTATATCCGAGGGCGACACGTGTCAAATCATCAAATTTCAAGCCACATATTGGGTGGATGTATGGAGCTCAAATGGTTGCATTCAATATGCAG GGGCTTGGCAAATCACTCTGGTTGATGCAGGGAATGTTCAGAGCAAATGGTGGATGTGGCTATGTAAAAAAACCTGAAATTCTAATGCAGAAACTTCAATGTGACAATGATTTTGTTCCTACAAGGATAATGCCAGTGAAGAAAACATTAAAG GTGAAAATATACATGGGACATGGTTGGAGCTTAGATTTCAGTCCCACACACTTTGATATGTTCTCTCCACCAGACTTTTACATAAAG GTCCGAATTGTTGGTATGCCAGCTGATATtgcaaagaagaaaacaaag ATACAAGTAAAAGACAAAGATCAAGGAAAAGATGATTTTGCTGGTCAAACTTGTTTGCCAGTATCAGAGCTAAAACTTGGATTTAGATCAGTCCCTTTATATAATGAAAAGG tTAATTTGTTGGGGGAGGAACGAAATATTAGTAGTTGA
- the LOC101503581 gene encoding phosphoinositide phospholipase C 6-like isoform X3: MGNKMATYNKYKSFLFFIKKYKVTELVPPQELKEVFSKFTGGGLYMSTEQLYQFLVEHQSEDNLTLSDSEKIVDKVLLLRRTHTESVCVDQSREREITLDDIFRFLLLDDFNGPLKNEVHHDMSAPLSHYFIYTGHNSYLTGNQLSSDCSEEPIIKALQRGVRVIELDLWPTSNKDDIKVVHGWTLTNPVSPIKCLESIKKYGFVASQYPVIITIEDHLTKELRPKFAEMATQIFGEMLYYPQPNCLSEFPSPESLKNRVIISTKPPKERFESNRIKDNSNYPVMDGSGDSSSDESSGKVSPDSTSEVEIKGANGRDRDEGETCASCECDKRLYQVCSPDYKSLITIHNKKLKGSLKDKLKTDGELRRLSWSETTLEKASESHGTDIIRFTQKNILRVYPRATRVKSSNFKPHIGWMYGAQMVAFNMQGLGKSLWLMQGMFRANGGCGYVKKPEILMQKLQCDNDFVPTRIMPVKKTLKVKIYMGHGWSLDFSPTHFDMFSPPDFYIKVRIVGMPADIAKKKTKIQVKDKDQGKDDFAGQTCLPVSELKLGFRSVPLYNEKGEQFKSVKLLMRFQFE, translated from the exons ATGGGAAATAAAATGGCAACATACAACAAGTACAAAAGTTTCTTGTTCTTTATCAAAAAGTACAAGGTGACTGAGCTTGTTCCACCTCAGGAACTCAAGGAGGTTTTTTCCAAGTTTACCGGAGGAGGATTATACATGTCGACTGAACAGCTATACCAATTTCTTGTGGAGCATCAAAGCGAGGATAATTTGACCTTATCGGATTCAGAGAAAATTGTTGACAAGGTTTTGCTTCTAAGAAGGACTCATACAGAAAGTGTTTGTGTTGATCAAAGTAGAGAAAGGGAAATCACCCTTGATGATATCTTCCGTTTTTTGCTCCTAGATGATTTCAATGGTCCTTTAAAAAATGAG GTACATCATGATATGAGTGCTCCATTGTCACATTATTTCATATATACAGGACACAATTCCTATCTTACAGGAAATCAATTGAGCAGTGATTGCAGTGAAGAGCCAATCATAAAGGCTTTACAACGAGGCGTGCGCGTCATCGAACTCGATTTATGGCCAACTTCTAATAAAGATGATATTAAAGTTGTTCATGGATG GACTCTCACAAATCCTGTCTCACCTATCAAATGTTTGGAGTCAATaaagaaatatggttttgttgcATCTCAATATCCTGTGATCATAACTATAGAAGATCATCTTACAAAAGAACTTAGACCTAAATTTGCAgaa ATGGCAACACAAATATTTGGAGAAATGCTTTATTATCCTCAGCCAAATTGTTTATCAGAATTCCCTTCACCAGAATCATTGAAAAATCGAGTTATTATATCGACCAAACCACCCAAAGAACGTTTTGAGTCCAATCGCATCAAGGACAATTCCAACTATCCTGTGATGGATGGAAGTGGTGATTCGTCTTCAGACGAATCATCAGGAAAGGTATCACCAGATTCTACTAGTGAAGTGGAGATTAAGGGCGCG AATGGAAGAGATCGCGATGAGGGAGAGACATGTGCATCATGTGAATGTGATAAAAGATTATATCAAGTGTGCTCACCTGATTACAAAAGTTTAATAACAATTCATAATAAGAAACTCAAGGGTAGCTTGAAAGATAAATTGAAAACTGATGGTGAACTTAGACGCTTAAGTTGGAGTGAAACAACCTTAGAAAAGGCTTCAGAATCTCATGGAACAGACATCATTAG GTTCACACAGAAAAATATCCTTAGGGTATATCCGAGGGCGACACGTGTCAAATCATCAAATTTCAAGCCACATATTGGGTGGATGTATGGAGCTCAAATGGTTGCATTCAATATGCAG GGGCTTGGCAAATCACTCTGGTTGATGCAGGGAATGTTCAGAGCAAATGGTGGATGTGGCTATGTAAAAAAACCTGAAATTCTAATGCAGAAACTTCAATGTGACAATGATTTTGTTCCTACAAGGATAATGCCAGTGAAGAAAACATTAAAG GTGAAAATATACATGGGACATGGTTGGAGCTTAGATTTCAGTCCCACACACTTTGATATGTTCTCTCCACCAGACTTTTACATAAAG GTCCGAATTGTTGGTATGCCAGCTGATATtgcaaagaagaaaacaaag ATACAAGTAAAAGACAAAGATCAAGGAAAAGATGATTTTGCTGGTCAAACTTGTTTGCCAGTATCAGAGCTAAAACTTGGATTTAGATCAGTCCCTTTATATAATGAAAAGGGTGAACAATTTAAATCTGTAAAGTTGTTAATGCGATTTCAATTTGAATga
- the LOC101503581 gene encoding phosphoinositide phospholipase C 6-like isoform X5, with translation MGNKMATYNKYKSFLFFIKKYKVTELVPPQELKEVFSKFTGGGLYMSTEQLYQFLVEHQSEDNLTLSDSEKIVDKVLLLRRTHTESVCVDQSREREITLDDIFRFLLLDDFNGPLKNEVHHDMSAPLSHYFIYTGHNSYLTGNQLSSDCSEEPIIKALQRGVRVIELDLWPTSNKDDIKVVHGWTLTNPVSPIKCLESIKKYGFVASQYPVIITIEDHLTKELRPKFAEMATQIFGEMLYYPQPNCLSEFPSPESLKNRVIISTKPPKERFESNRIKDNSNYPVMDGSGDSSSDESSGKVSPDSTSEVEIKGANGRDRDEGETCASCECDKRLYQVCSPDYKSLITIHNKKLKGSLKDKLKTDGELRRLSWSETTLEKASESHGTDIIRFTQKNILRVYPRATRVKSSNFKPHIGWMYGAQMVAFNMQGLGKSLWLMQGMFRANGGCGYVKKPEILMQKLQCDNDFVPTRIMPVKKTLKVKIYMGHGWSLDFSPTHFDMFSPPDFYIKFFVTGPNCWYAS, from the exons ATGGGAAATAAAATGGCAACATACAACAAGTACAAAAGTTTCTTGTTCTTTATCAAAAAGTACAAGGTGACTGAGCTTGTTCCACCTCAGGAACTCAAGGAGGTTTTTTCCAAGTTTACCGGAGGAGGATTATACATGTCGACTGAACAGCTATACCAATTTCTTGTGGAGCATCAAAGCGAGGATAATTTGACCTTATCGGATTCAGAGAAAATTGTTGACAAGGTTTTGCTTCTAAGAAGGACTCATACAGAAAGTGTTTGTGTTGATCAAAGTAGAGAAAGGGAAATCACCCTTGATGATATCTTCCGTTTTTTGCTCCTAGATGATTTCAATGGTCCTTTAAAAAATGAG GTACATCATGATATGAGTGCTCCATTGTCACATTATTTCATATATACAGGACACAATTCCTATCTTACAGGAAATCAATTGAGCAGTGATTGCAGTGAAGAGCCAATCATAAAGGCTTTACAACGAGGCGTGCGCGTCATCGAACTCGATTTATGGCCAACTTCTAATAAAGATGATATTAAAGTTGTTCATGGATG GACTCTCACAAATCCTGTCTCACCTATCAAATGTTTGGAGTCAATaaagaaatatggttttgttgcATCTCAATATCCTGTGATCATAACTATAGAAGATCATCTTACAAAAGAACTTAGACCTAAATTTGCAgaa ATGGCAACACAAATATTTGGAGAAATGCTTTATTATCCTCAGCCAAATTGTTTATCAGAATTCCCTTCACCAGAATCATTGAAAAATCGAGTTATTATATCGACCAAACCACCCAAAGAACGTTTTGAGTCCAATCGCATCAAGGACAATTCCAACTATCCTGTGATGGATGGAAGTGGTGATTCGTCTTCAGACGAATCATCAGGAAAGGTATCACCAGATTCTACTAGTGAAGTGGAGATTAAGGGCGCG AATGGAAGAGATCGCGATGAGGGAGAGACATGTGCATCATGTGAATGTGATAAAAGATTATATCAAGTGTGCTCACCTGATTACAAAAGTTTAATAACAATTCATAATAAGAAACTCAAGGGTAGCTTGAAAGATAAATTGAAAACTGATGGTGAACTTAGACGCTTAAGTTGGAGTGAAACAACCTTAGAAAAGGCTTCAGAATCTCATGGAACAGACATCATTAG GTTCACACAGAAAAATATCCTTAGGGTATATCCGAGGGCGACACGTGTCAAATCATCAAATTTCAAGCCACATATTGGGTGGATGTATGGAGCTCAAATGGTTGCATTCAATATGCAG GGGCTTGGCAAATCACTCTGGTTGATGCAGGGAATGTTCAGAGCAAATGGTGGATGTGGCTATGTAAAAAAACCTGAAATTCTAATGCAGAAACTTCAATGTGACAATGATTTTGTTCCTACAAGGATAATGCCAGTGAAGAAAACATTAAAG GTGAAAATATACATGGGACATGGTTGGAGCTTAGATTTCAGTCCCACACACTTTGATATGTTCTCTCCACCAGACTTTTACATAAAG TTTTTTGTGACAGGTCCGAATTGTTGGTATGCCAGCTGA
- the LOC101503581 gene encoding phosphoinositide phospholipase C 6-like isoform X1, with the protein MGNKMATYNKYKSFLFFIKKYKVTELVPPQELKEVFSKFTGGGLYMSTEQLYQFLVEHQSEDNLTLSDSEKIVDKVLLLRRTHTESVCVDQSREREITLDDIFRFLLLDDFNGPLKNEVHHDMSAPLSHYFIYTGHNSYLTGNQLSSDCSEEPIIKALQRGVRVIELDLWPTSNKDDIKVVHGWTLTNPVSPIKCLESIKKYGFVASQYPVIITIEDHLTKELRPKFAEMATQIFGEMLYYPQPNCLSEFPSPESLKNRVIISTKPPKERFESNRIKDNSNYPVMDGSGDSSSDESSGKVSPDSTSEVEIKGANGRDRDEGETCASCECDKRLYQVCSPDYKSLITIHNKKLKGSLKDKLKTDGELRRLSWSETTLEKASESHGTDIIRFTQKNILRVYPRATRVKSSNFKPHIGWMYGAQMVAFNMQGLGKSLWLMQGMFRANGGCGYVKKPEILMQKLQCDNDFVPTRIMPVKKTLKVKIYMGHGWSLDFSPTHFDMFSPPDFYIKVRIVGMPADIAKKKTKVITDNWFPVWDEEFEFPLTVPEIALLQIQVKDKDQGKDDFAGQTCLPVSELKLGFRSVPLYNEKGEQFKSVKLLMRFQFE; encoded by the exons ATGGGAAATAAAATGGCAACATACAACAAGTACAAAAGTTTCTTGTTCTTTATCAAAAAGTACAAGGTGACTGAGCTTGTTCCACCTCAGGAACTCAAGGAGGTTTTTTCCAAGTTTACCGGAGGAGGATTATACATGTCGACTGAACAGCTATACCAATTTCTTGTGGAGCATCAAAGCGAGGATAATTTGACCTTATCGGATTCAGAGAAAATTGTTGACAAGGTTTTGCTTCTAAGAAGGACTCATACAGAAAGTGTTTGTGTTGATCAAAGTAGAGAAAGGGAAATCACCCTTGATGATATCTTCCGTTTTTTGCTCCTAGATGATTTCAATGGTCCTTTAAAAAATGAG GTACATCATGATATGAGTGCTCCATTGTCACATTATTTCATATATACAGGACACAATTCCTATCTTACAGGAAATCAATTGAGCAGTGATTGCAGTGAAGAGCCAATCATAAAGGCTTTACAACGAGGCGTGCGCGTCATCGAACTCGATTTATGGCCAACTTCTAATAAAGATGATATTAAAGTTGTTCATGGATG GACTCTCACAAATCCTGTCTCACCTATCAAATGTTTGGAGTCAATaaagaaatatggttttgttgcATCTCAATATCCTGTGATCATAACTATAGAAGATCATCTTACAAAAGAACTTAGACCTAAATTTGCAgaa ATGGCAACACAAATATTTGGAGAAATGCTTTATTATCCTCAGCCAAATTGTTTATCAGAATTCCCTTCACCAGAATCATTGAAAAATCGAGTTATTATATCGACCAAACCACCCAAAGAACGTTTTGAGTCCAATCGCATCAAGGACAATTCCAACTATCCTGTGATGGATGGAAGTGGTGATTCGTCTTCAGACGAATCATCAGGAAAGGTATCACCAGATTCTACTAGTGAAGTGGAGATTAAGGGCGCG AATGGAAGAGATCGCGATGAGGGAGAGACATGTGCATCATGTGAATGTGATAAAAGATTATATCAAGTGTGCTCACCTGATTACAAAAGTTTAATAACAATTCATAATAAGAAACTCAAGGGTAGCTTGAAAGATAAATTGAAAACTGATGGTGAACTTAGACGCTTAAGTTGGAGTGAAACAACCTTAGAAAAGGCTTCAGAATCTCATGGAACAGACATCATTAG GTTCACACAGAAAAATATCCTTAGGGTATATCCGAGGGCGACACGTGTCAAATCATCAAATTTCAAGCCACATATTGGGTGGATGTATGGAGCTCAAATGGTTGCATTCAATATGCAG GGGCTTGGCAAATCACTCTGGTTGATGCAGGGAATGTTCAGAGCAAATGGTGGATGTGGCTATGTAAAAAAACCTGAAATTCTAATGCAGAAACTTCAATGTGACAATGATTTTGTTCCTACAAGGATAATGCCAGTGAAGAAAACATTAAAG GTGAAAATATACATGGGACATGGTTGGAGCTTAGATTTCAGTCCCACACACTTTGATATGTTCTCTCCACCAGACTTTTACATAAAG GTCCGAATTGTTGGTATGCCAGCTGATATtgcaaagaagaaaacaaaggtAATAACAGACAATTGGTTTCCTGTTTGGGATGAAGAGTTTGAATTCCCTTTAACTGTTCCAGAGATTGCTTTACTTCAGATACAAGTAAAAGACAAAGATCAAGGAAAAGATGATTTTGCTGGTCAAACTTGTTTGCCAGTATCAGAGCTAAAACTTGGATTTAGATCAGTCCCTTTATATAATGAAAAGGGTGAACAATTTAAATCTGTAAAGTTGTTAATGCGATTTCAATTTGAATga
- the LOC101503581 gene encoding phosphoinositide phospholipase C 6-like isoform X2, producing MGNKMATYNKYKSFLFFIKKYKVTELVPPQELKEVFSKFTGGGLYMSTEQLYQFLVEHQSEDNLTLSDSEKIVDKVLLLRRTHTESVCVDQSREREITLDDIFRFLLLDDFNGPLKNEVHHDMSAPLSHYFIYTGHNSYLTGNQLSSDCSEEPIIKALQRGVRVIELDLWPTSNKDDIKVVHGWTLTNPVSPIKCLESIKKYGFVASQYPVIITIEDHLTKELRPKFAEMATQIFGEMLYYPQPNCLSEFPSPESLKNRVIISTKPPKERFESNRIKDNSNYPVMDGSGDSSSDESSGKVSPDSTSEVEIKGANGRDRDEGETCASCECDKRLYQVCSPDYKSLITIHNKKLKGSLKDKLKTDGELRRLSWSETTLEKASESHGTDIIRFTQKNILRVYPRATRVKSSNFKPHIGWMYGAQMVAFNMQGLGKSLWLMQGMFRANGGCGYVKKPEILMQKLQCDNDFVPTRIMPVKKTLKVKIYMGHGWSLDFSPTHFDMFSPPDFYIKVRIVGMPADIAKKKTKVITDNWFPVWDEEFEFPLTVPEIALLQIQVKDKDQGKDDFAGQTCLPVSELKLGFRSVPLYNEKVNLLGEERNISS from the exons ATGGGAAATAAAATGGCAACATACAACAAGTACAAAAGTTTCTTGTTCTTTATCAAAAAGTACAAGGTGACTGAGCTTGTTCCACCTCAGGAACTCAAGGAGGTTTTTTCCAAGTTTACCGGAGGAGGATTATACATGTCGACTGAACAGCTATACCAATTTCTTGTGGAGCATCAAAGCGAGGATAATTTGACCTTATCGGATTCAGAGAAAATTGTTGACAAGGTTTTGCTTCTAAGAAGGACTCATACAGAAAGTGTTTGTGTTGATCAAAGTAGAGAAAGGGAAATCACCCTTGATGATATCTTCCGTTTTTTGCTCCTAGATGATTTCAATGGTCCTTTAAAAAATGAG GTACATCATGATATGAGTGCTCCATTGTCACATTATTTCATATATACAGGACACAATTCCTATCTTACAGGAAATCAATTGAGCAGTGATTGCAGTGAAGAGCCAATCATAAAGGCTTTACAACGAGGCGTGCGCGTCATCGAACTCGATTTATGGCCAACTTCTAATAAAGATGATATTAAAGTTGTTCATGGATG GACTCTCACAAATCCTGTCTCACCTATCAAATGTTTGGAGTCAATaaagaaatatggttttgttgcATCTCAATATCCTGTGATCATAACTATAGAAGATCATCTTACAAAAGAACTTAGACCTAAATTTGCAgaa ATGGCAACACAAATATTTGGAGAAATGCTTTATTATCCTCAGCCAAATTGTTTATCAGAATTCCCTTCACCAGAATCATTGAAAAATCGAGTTATTATATCGACCAAACCACCCAAAGAACGTTTTGAGTCCAATCGCATCAAGGACAATTCCAACTATCCTGTGATGGATGGAAGTGGTGATTCGTCTTCAGACGAATCATCAGGAAAGGTATCACCAGATTCTACTAGTGAAGTGGAGATTAAGGGCGCG AATGGAAGAGATCGCGATGAGGGAGAGACATGTGCATCATGTGAATGTGATAAAAGATTATATCAAGTGTGCTCACCTGATTACAAAAGTTTAATAACAATTCATAATAAGAAACTCAAGGGTAGCTTGAAAGATAAATTGAAAACTGATGGTGAACTTAGACGCTTAAGTTGGAGTGAAACAACCTTAGAAAAGGCTTCAGAATCTCATGGAACAGACATCATTAG GTTCACACAGAAAAATATCCTTAGGGTATATCCGAGGGCGACACGTGTCAAATCATCAAATTTCAAGCCACATATTGGGTGGATGTATGGAGCTCAAATGGTTGCATTCAATATGCAG GGGCTTGGCAAATCACTCTGGTTGATGCAGGGAATGTTCAGAGCAAATGGTGGATGTGGCTATGTAAAAAAACCTGAAATTCTAATGCAGAAACTTCAATGTGACAATGATTTTGTTCCTACAAGGATAATGCCAGTGAAGAAAACATTAAAG GTGAAAATATACATGGGACATGGTTGGAGCTTAGATTTCAGTCCCACACACTTTGATATGTTCTCTCCACCAGACTTTTACATAAAG GTCCGAATTGTTGGTATGCCAGCTGATATtgcaaagaagaaaacaaaggtAATAACAGACAATTGGTTTCCTGTTTGGGATGAAGAGTTTGAATTCCCTTTAACTGTTCCAGAGATTGCTTTACTTCAGATACAAGTAAAAGACAAAGATCAAGGAAAAGATGATTTTGCTGGTCAAACTTGTTTGCCAGTATCAGAGCTAAAACTTGGATTTAGATCAGTCCCTTTATATAATGAAAAGG tTAATTTGTTGGGGGAGGAACGAAATATTAGTAGTTGA